The Rhinatrema bivittatum unplaced genomic scaffold, aRhiBiv1.1, whole genome shotgun sequence genome contains a region encoding:
- the LOC115082567 gene encoding LOW QUALITY PROTEIN: sickle tail protein homolog (The sequence of the model RefSeq protein was modified relative to this genomic sequence to represent the inferred CDS: inserted 2 bases in 2 codons; deleted 2 bases in 1 codon), translated as MGSSREQRTKPIESPQDDGKEKSDVSDASTISAREDHCSENGNSAFSMRLENEEYPKNMAENKESFTSSSEECMKSKDSHVGFRVHYPVGETETQNISFVMSEGGEQRIPHNELENQEKLIPASSVASDDKESEDSKICDLLLASKLLRERELPFLDIDQQVVLRPKASRNVNVNYMELTDSACSSPSEENSPTDNIAFMITXTKVQVLSSGEVHDIVKRKGDDVQTVNIDGRSDVVAQQDALESAGTEDPVVCMDKKPVIIIFDEPMDIRSAYKRLSTIFEECEEELERMMTESKIVEEEEEEEEAQGSTTHTSEMHNEDDISNYSSDLRSDKQHSFKCQSFSNPMEIKIPDEETSKTNFTFEEKINSEVKSDSTDYHFGSRQDTKKKFKFKFPKKQLAALTQAIRTGTKTGKKTLQVVVYEEEEESDGTVKQHKEAKRFEIAXSKPQEDLTKITSEKQQEQHSSENVTQVSRTDEIRKNTYRTLDSLEQTIKQLENTISEMSPKATPETVATTEVDNVSYSSFVTQPSAKELTTVDETKAFLDTSSSIPSIPRKGSSGSSQTSRMPIPVASKRQQGSMDKPGKQAKLQDSQRQYRQANGGTKKPGGDCKVTSPNLPTSKIPAFSPTSGKSSSLPAYSGDSSNPHSPPPKSPVSSNLLSPQTGRSINSSSLIPSVPNGSLKLQNPTHTGKGHHLSFSLQTSNGRSSSSSSSSPSSPSPTSPTSLNQGMKSIRTIHTPSFTSYKAQNGNASKSTTATAKETS; from the exons ATGGGGTCATCACGTGAACAGCGTAcaaagcccatagaaagtccacaaGATGATGGGAAAGAAAAATCTGATGTTTCAGATGCTTCTACAATTTCAGCAAGGGAAGATCACTGTTCAGAGAATGGAAATTCTGCATTTAGTATGCGCCTGGAGAATGAAGAATATCCCAAGAACATGGCTGAAAACAAGGAAAGTTTCACAAGTTCATCAGAAGAATGTATGAAAAGTAAAGATTCACATGTTGGCTTCAGAGTTCATTATCCAGTTGGTGAAACAGAGACACAGAACATCAGTTTTGTGATGTCAGAAGGAGGAGAACAAAGAATACCTCATAATGAACtggaaaatcaggaaaaattgaTTCCAGCTAGCAGTGTTGCATCTGATGATAAAGAGTCTGAAGATTCCAAAATTTGTGATCTCTTGTTAGCTTCCAAATTACTACGGGAACGAGAATTGCCCTTTCTAGACATTGATCAACAGGTTGTTCTAAGGCCTAAAGCATCTAGAAATGTGAATGTTAATTATATGGAGCTTACAGATTCAGCATGTTCATCTCCAAGTGAAGAAAATTCACCAACAGACAACATTGCTTTTATGATTA AAACAAAGGTGCAGGTCTTGTCTAGCGGAGAAGTGCATGATATAGTGAAAAGAAAGGGAGACGATGTACAGACAGTTAACATTGATGGTAGAAGTGATGTGGTGGCGCAGCAAGATGCATTGGAAAGTGCAGGAACTGAAGACCCAGTAGTCTGCATGGACAAAAAACCAGTCATCATTATATTTGACGAACCAATGGATATTCGATCAGCATACAAGAGACTTTCAACAATATTTGAGGAATGTGAAGAGGAGTTAGAGAGAATGATGACAGAAAGTAAAatagtggaggaggaagaggaagaagaagaagcacaAGGATCTACTACCCATACTTCTGAAATGCATAATGAAGATGACATTTCAAACTATTCCTCTGATCTTCGATCAGATAAGCAACACAGTTTTAAATGTCAGTCTTTCTCCAATCCTATGGAAATCAAAATTCCTGATGAGGAAACCAGCAAGACGAATTTCACATTTGAAGAAAAGATCAATTCGGAAGTCAAGTCTGATTCTACAGATTACCACTTTGGAAGTCGGCAAGATACtaagaaaaaattcaaatttaAGTTCCCCAAAAAACAGCTAGCAGCCTTAACTCAAGCAATTCGTACAGGGACCAAAACTGGAAAGAAGACTTTACAAGTGGTGGTctatgaagaggaggaagaatcaGATGGAACTGTAAAACAACACAAGGAAGCAAAGAGATTTGAAATTG AGTCCAAACCACAAGAGGATCTCACCAAAATTACCTCAGAAAAACAGCAGGAGCAACACAGTTCTGAGAATGTCACCCAGGTCTCCAGAACGGATGAGATCAGGAAAAACACATACAGAACACTGGACAGTCTTGAGCAAACTATTAAACAACTGGAAAATACTATAAGTGAAATGAGTCCAAAAGCTACACCTGAAACAGTGGCTACCACTGAAGTAGATAATGTATCATACTCTTCTTTTGTAACTCAGCCTTCAGCCAAGGAACTTACCACAGTAGATGAAACTAAAGCTTTTCTAGATACCTCTTCATCAATACCTTCTATTCCACGTAAG GGCTCCAGTGGATCTTCACAAACCAGCAGAATGCCAATCCCTGTAGCTTCAAAA AGACAACAAGGAAGCATGGATAAGCCAGGCAAGCAGGCAAAGCTGCAGGATTCACAACGCCAATATCGACAG GCTAATGGAGGGACTAAGAAACCTGGTGGGGACTGTAAGGTTACTTCCCCTAACTTACCTACTTCTAAGATTCCAGCCTTTTCTCCCACCTCTGGGAAAAGCAGCTCTTTGCCTGCCTATAGTGGTGACAGCTCTAACCCCCATAGTCCACCTCCTAAATCACCCGTTTCTTCTAACTTGCTCAGTCCTCAAACAGGTCGCTCTATTAACTCTTCATCCCTCATTCCTTCTGTTCCTAATGGCTCTTTGAAGCTTCAAAACCCCACTCACACAGGTAAAGGTCACCATCTTTCATTCTCACTGCAGACTTCAAATGGCCGAtcatcctcctcttcttcttcctccccttcctctccttcccctacctcccccacctcacTGAATCAAGGTATGAAGAGCATCCGGACCATCCACACACCTAGCTTCACCAGCTACAAAGCACAGAATGGAAACGCAAGCAAATCCACCACAGCCACAGCAAAAGAAACATCTTGA